The following coding sequences lie in one Arachis ipaensis cultivar K30076 chromosome B05, Araip1.1, whole genome shotgun sequence genomic window:
- the LOC107641741 gene encoding transcription factor MYB74, translated as MMGRTGSSDESGLKKGPWTPEEDKILVDYIQRHGHGSWRALPKLAGLNRCGKSCRLRWTNYLRPDIKRGKFSDEEEQLIINLHAVLGNKWAAIASHLPGRTDNEIKNFWNTHLKKKLLQMGLDPMTHRPRTDHLNLLTNLQHILAAANIVTTFTNPNHQINTALSLQNMLQPMPPAPSNLLNNLGSSFSSLSLPDTLLYEGLGLNVNDHSTLHNIIYNASNSAASSSQNQFQNFDQQQMMMTMMNGSRNNNNSSNCSESQNFDEQFGSTNATTTVTPSSSLPNLVSVSASPERSSSSPTKNNNNNIINSNSTFEIWGDFMDVDPNDAYWKDFIDQQSNQPWSTVQ; from the exons ATGATGGGAAGAACAGGAAGCAGTGATGAAAGTGGATTGAAGAAGGGGCCATGGACACCAGAAGAGGACAAGATATTGGTTGATTACATTCAGAGACATGGCCATGGAAGTTGGAGAGCCCTTCCAAAGCTTGCTGGATTGAACAGATGCGGCAAGAGTTGCAGATTAAGGTGGACTAATTACCTCAGACCTGATATCAAACGTGGAAAGTTCTCTGATGAAGAAGAACAACTCATCATCAACTTGCATGCAGTTCTTGGCAACAA GTGGGCAGCAATAGCAAGTCATTTGCCAGGGAGAACAGATAATGAAATAAAGAATTTCTGGAACACACATTTGAAAAAGAAGCTTCTTCAAATGGGATTAGATCCAATGACACACCGTCCAAGAACAGATCACCTTAATCTCCTTACCAATCTGCAACACATTCTTGCTGCTGCTAACATTGTCACCACTTTCACAAACCCTAATCATCAAATCAACACTGCTCTAAGCCTTCAAAACATGCTTCAACCCATGCCTCCTGCACCCTCAAATTTACTCAATAATCTTGGatcatctttctcatcattaTCACTGCCAGATACTCTTCTTTATGAAGGTTTAGGGTTGAATGTAAATGACCATTCTACCCTTCATAACATTATTTATAATGCTTCAAATTCAGCTGCTTCTTCCTCTCAGAATCAGTTCCAAAACTTTGATCAACAacagatgatgatgacgatgatgaatgGTAGCAGAAACAATAATAATAGCAGTAATTGCAGTGAGTCTCAGAATTTTGACGAACAATTTGGTTCAACAAATGCTACTACTACAGTCACACCATCAAGTTCACTTCCAAATCTGGTTTCAGTTTCAGCCTCACCTgaacgttcttcttcttctccaaccaagaataataataataatattattaacagTAATTCCACCTTTGAAATTTGGGGAGATTTCATGGATGTGGATCCAAATGATGCGTATTGGAAAGATTTCATTGA CCAACAATCTAACCAGCCATGGTCGACAGTCCAATGA
- the LOC107643199 gene encoding uncharacterized protein LOC107643199 produces MMWAAIICGLVFYKLIKRFFYDDDILDVEGSDHSSALFSVADRVQKLYGGNVYVGLRIPDADTSSRQSIDIVLVKKEEVVVISVKNYSGILTVNGDGTWACEKTSSHKVERHPNPVAEARKQASILESYLEQRGVALPEGYISCKVVLPNPKLCTIAASSLPSEVVTHDEWVQMKPGPKNMFSGWVKNPFRAGKKDMQESIQQNLNFVLSTAPIWDRLELKANKYVLGEFLEFKGKQEDLQALSQIRRSKVERITVQKTSMFGLAPSRLQVLYALRDYRTEGASEAEWKEVTVRSSTEIIFQLENSSKVRKFKLSSVISLTLSA; encoded by the exons ATGATGTGGGCAGCGATTATCTGCGGATTGGTATTCTACAAATTGATCAAACGATTCTTCTACGACGACGACATTTTGGACGTTGAAGGATCTGATCACTCTTCTGCTCTTTTCTCCGTCGCCGATAG GGTTCAAAAGCTTTACGGAGGAAATGTTTATGTTGGTCTTCGAATTCCAGATGCTGATACTAGTTCCAGACAGAGCATTGACATCGTTCTTGTCAAAAAAGA GGAGGTAGTTGTGATATCCGTGAAGAACTACTCAGGGATTTTAACAGTTAATGGGGATGGTACTTGGGCCTGTGAAAAAACAAGCAGCCATAAAGTAGAGCGTCACCCTAATCCT GTGGCAGAAGCAAGAAAGCAAGCTTCTATCCTTGAATCATATCTTGAGCAAAGAGGAGTAGCTTTACCTGAAGGATACATATCTTGTAAAGTTGTACTTCCTAACCCTAAATTATG TACCATTGCAGCAAGTAGTTTGCCATCTGAAGTAGTTACCCATGATGAATGGGTACAAATGAAGCCTGGACCAAAGAATATGTTTTCCGGTTGGGTAAAGAATCCCTTTCGTGCTGGGAAGAAGGATATGCAAGAATCTATTCAACAGAATCTAAATTTTGTCCTTAGCACAGCTCCAATATGGGACAG GTTGGAACTGAAGGCCAATAAGTACGTGTTGGGTGAGTTCCTCGAATTTAAGGGCAAGCAAGAAGATCTTCAGGCTTTGAGTCAGATTAGAAGATCTAAAGTTGAGCGTATTACAGTCCAAAAGACAAGCATGTTTGGACTAG CTCCTTCTAGGCTCCAAGTGTTGTATGCATTGCGCGACTATAGAACTGAAGGGGCATCAGAAGCAGAGTGGAAAGAAGTGACTGTAAGATCAAGCACTGAGATCATCTTCCAGCTTGAAAATTCTTCGAAAGTCCGAAAGTTTAAGCTCTCATCAGTGATCTCTCTGACTCTTAGCGCATGA